The genomic region tacaggtcctatcccctgaccattCGGCGGGTCTTGGGGACACTAAACCGCATGCAAACCATATAAAGTCCCACATTGTGTAGGATGTGTCCCACTATGTTATGAGTCCACTAGACATTGATTGTTTGTTATTTGGTCATGCATGCATCCATTTCAACCACCCCTAAAGGATTAGGACCAGTGAAACCTTTAAACCTTATCTTTACTGTCTCTGATTTTTACAGTCTATCTATTATACTAAAATAATTGTGTTATTATAGTGTAGAAGATGGACAGGGAAGAGCATTGCTAATGGGTGGGTTTTATTTGAGTCTCTGAATGAAGACCAGCTGGGTGCTTTTTAACATATACCTATAACTTTAATTCTATAGATTTAAGCACTTGAACtcactgtacattttaaaactatataatatataattttttacgctatttggtccacagacataGTAACTAACGTCGTcagttgtgggcggggctacgGTCAGCTGGCATCATAAACTGTGTATATTGATATTTGATACATAGCTATACAGTCTATGCCTGGCATCAAGGCTAATAGTTGCTACTttactaattaaaaatgttttttcacgaacaaaacaaaaaaattgttatagGTTAATGCCCCATCAGCTCTAGCTTGACCAGCTGCAACCACTTCCATGTTACTGTTAGCAGTTTAGCCAATGGTTTAATAAGATTATTATGTGACTGGGACAATGCAGTACGTTACTGTTGATGAGTTCTTTTTGCTGCTCCACACTCTTaaacaacatttgaatgcaggacttaaACTGTCAGGTTTTATATACATAGGAGTGGAGTTATTAATGGACGTTCCCACCACATTTGTCCTGTCTAGCTGGAGAATATTAAAGAATCCTGGCAGTTGGTCCCAGACGTCCGTGTCAGATGAGACGTTTAAAGTCCAACGGTTCGGACACAGCCAACGGTCCTGACAACGGAAGAGAGTCATCTTTGGAGATCCAGGTAAAGTTAACCGGCATGATGGTTCTTCTTGGTGTCGCATGACCCAAATAATATAAGGATGTATCGAATAAATTATATGCAACCTCAATTAACGTTACTGTgctaaaaacaacttaaaatacagaggggCTACCAAgctaattagctagctaacgttaaatgcAAACGTTAAAAGTAAGCATTTTCAGGTTGTCACTTAACTTTAGCTGTAACATGAGCGAGCTAACAATTTAACGTTACAggagtttattattattgtaactGTCATTAGCTAACATAAGTAGCTAGCTTGCTAATATAGCATAAgtttaatagttatttttgtcaacattaacCACTCCTAATTATGTGTAACATTAGCAAGCTATGTTACAATCTCAAGTTAATTTGCTAGGTTACTTCATAATGCTAGCTGTCACTTAACTGGTAGTAAATTCACGTTAGCAATAACGAAAATGTGCGTTAATGCAAactaacgttaacattagctaGTAAGGTTACCTAGCTAGCTCCCTAGTTGAAGTAATTTAGCCACCCACTTTTACTAACATTAACCTTAGCTAAAGAAATCAAATCCATAACCTAAATTATTGTGACGTTAATTAACAAAAAACGTTAACGGTTGGCCTGATATTTAGATGATGAGTTGAAGCAATTGTGTTCATCAATTTAACTTAGTTTTCCTATTTTACAGACATTAGCATGGATATCGGTGAAAATTCCCTCCCTGACAGCATCAACCCTAATAACTTTCCTGCCAAACTATGGCGTTTAGTGAACAACCCGTTAAATGTCGCCATCTGCTGGGACAAACTCGGAAAGGTGGTCATCATTGATCAGCATCTCTTCGAGAGACAGATCTTGTCTCCTAGCAACAGCACCACCCCAGACAACATTGACTACTTCAAAACGACCAACTTCTCCAGCTTTGTCCGTCAGCTGAATCTGTATGGCTTCAGGAAAGCCGATCCAGCTGTTAAAGACACCGGGGACAATGCAGCGTATCATCATTTTTACAACCCAAACTTCCAACGAGACCAACCTGAACTTGTTGCGAGACTGAGGAGACTCACAGTCGACAACAAGGCTAAGATACAAGCGGGTGTGAACGTGAGAAGTCGGCCCCCCAGTCGATACCTGCGATACAGTGGGAGTGATGATGGCACAGATAAAAGTGTGAAAAGAGGCAAGTCACTGCATGACTTCTCATGGTTGTATTTCAGTGAGGGATATATTGTAATGGAAACACAAAGTTCCCCTGTAgtcacattgttttaatttcaataatGGCTGTCTAACAGGTTGTTGTCATGCTTTGCTTTTCCCTGTTTCTGCAGTCAGTCCTTCACTGCTTTCCCCCACACATCAGGAAGCAACTCATCCTTACTATCCCAGTAAAGCTCAGCCCGTGACAGCACACAATGGAACCCCAGTCCCACCACGATTCCTGATTAGAGGCCATGGTGCAGCTCCTTCGCCGACTGCCTTTGCTTCAGAAAAAGGGATACAAGTGTCTTTAAGCCACCACTATGCTGGAGTAGCCTCGAGCGCCAATGCCACGCACATTCAGCAGAGTTTACTGTCCCGTGCAAACCATGGAAACCCAAATTTCGCTTTTACTTCTCCAAATGCACACTATCCGCCTGGCTACTATTCCCCAGGTGAGCATGAAGAGTTATAAACCACACTCCATATAACTTATTAATTGGGAATGCAAAAATGTAGGTTTCAACTCCGACCCAAATCCTGCATTTAATAacctaaaatatattttgtcttgttgAAGTTTGCCAGTGCTACCATCAGAACCTTGTGGCATCACATATGGCAGGTAGTGGGCTTCAGACGGGCTCGTTTTCTCCCCACAGTTATTACCAGGTAGGTGAACTGGAGGGTGGTCACTTTTCTAGCCACAGTCATGTGATCAATGACTCACAGCAAATCTGTGTGATGGGGGGGGCATTCCACCAGCCGTGACGCAGCGCGTGCCAGAAGCGGCTCTCCGCTCTgctctgataaaaaaaaaacgcagcTGATCTATTTGTCGGGGAGTTCAACAGGCTAGAACCGCTAGAGCATCCGGGTCAAAAGACTCCAGACCGTATATAACATCACTGCACCATTTTAACAACGGAAACACAGCCACAAACCTTTGATCCATCGCATAAACCGTTTAATTATGTAGACTACTTACTTTTATGGTAGTAGCACAAATATCCAGGAAAAAttaccaaaacaacaaaatatgcaGACCAAACGCTCCGTTTCTGAGACGCTCTCAATGCGTTATCACGCCTAGCGGCGGACAAGATAAACCCAAAGCACAGCTGGGCTGGTGGAGTTCTGGGGTAGGATCTTAGAGGCCTGAGGGTAAAAGTTTCTTCAGAGCCTTtaagacttagacttctctttattaatccttttgggatgactcccgcgaggaaacTGAAAATGTGCTGGCCTGGTGTATCCAGTACCTTCTTCCTGACCTCAGTAGAAGAGCTTGTACCCTGGGTGGTTTGGATCTCTCAGCCTTTTTATTCCAGGCCCTGATGTAAATAGGGATGCACAAACCACTCCTTGCAGGGCCTTGCGGTCCTGTTTGGAGTAGTTTCCATACCAAGCAGGgaatattttgaacatttactTTGTctaaaacacatctttttatttcactgatACAGGCGAGCTATCCTGTGAATATGTTGTGTCGTGGGGACAACAACCAGGACATAAAGAACATGGAATACCAGGAGGGGAAAAAGTTTGACATTAACTTGGACACCATTTTCCAGATCGCCGATGAAGTGATGCAAACTCCGCCCAATAACAACCTGGTTAGAGTCGTGACCCCGGAGAAGCCGGGCCCTATGTTAGTGCCGTTCACCTGTAACAACACGATGTATGACAAACCTGCCAACACCATGAAAGCTAACCCTTCGTATGGACCCATTATAATGGCTGTGTCCGGCAATGCTAATCTAATCAAATGCGAACAGCAGGAAGTCTCTGTGGTTTCAGTACCTGAGCAGATGCCTGAAGATGCCTTATTCGAGGTAAGTCTCTACATTGTACATCCCCCTAAAAGACTTTGCCAGGAATGGCTGGGTGGGGTCTTTCCAGCAGACATATTCATATATGCcatgtattatttttacatttttacagtagataTCTACATGTATTAGAGAATGTGTAACAGCTTAGCAGAAGACCTGTACATTATTTGCTGTTTCCTCTGCGCCCTGGCAAGGTGACCGTTGATGATGCAAAGGACCCTCAGGTCTTAAGTGTTGAGGTTAGCGAGGGAAACCAGTCAGGCTAAGAACAGCAGAGGGACAGGAAGTACACCAAATCTTTAGGTAAGACCGTATTTAACACCTAGGGAGCACATTCAGAACTACTAAGGAAGGAAAGGCATTTAAATGTTTGGAAGTCATCACTGCAACAAGTTCACTGACGGTTGTATCTTCTCGTTTTAGATCTCAGTTGTTGATTTGATTGTCGTGTGACAGGGAGTCTTGACTCACTTCAGGATTTGATCTCAGATTCTCACTGTTATTAGACTTTATTCTCCATTTTATGTGTAAAAGATTGTTGATGTGTTCTATTTTAAATCGTATTTAATTCTTGTAGCAAAAGTAGTTATAAGCtgtacatttgtgtattttattagtAGTGATTTGTTAGTGACTTTGGATAACACAATAATTtaagtaacacaaaaaaacacaaagcaaggTTTTACCTCTACATTTTTAACACagtattttctaaaatgtaaccgtcttgtaatgtttttaaagaattgtAGTTTTGAGTATAATTTATACAGATTTGCTACAGTAAGGGCCTCCGGCTCTCCCCGTTAACGTGCATGCTTGATTCTGTCTGTTTTAATTGCATAACTGGCAGTGTTTGTCATAGC from Etheostoma cragini isolate CJK2018 chromosome 13, CSU_Ecrag_1.0, whole genome shotgun sequence harbors:
- the hsf5 gene encoding heat shock factor protein 5; translation: MRRLKSNGSDTANGPDNGRESSLEIQTDISMDIGENSLPDSINPNNFPAKLWRLVNNPLNVAICWDKLGKVVIIDQHLFERQILSPSNSTTPDNIDYFKTTNFSSFVRQLNLYGFRKADPAVKDTGDNAAYHHFYNPNFQRDQPELVARLRRLTVDNKAKIQAGVNVRSRPPSRYLRYSGSDDGTDKSVKRVSPSLLSPTHQEATHPYYPSKAQPVTAHNGTPVPPRFLIRGHGAAPSPTAFASEKGIQVSLSHHYAGVASSANATHIQQSLLSRANHGNPNFAFTSPNAHYPPGYYSPVCQCYHQNLVASHMAGSGLQTGSFSPHSYYQASYPVNMLCRGDNNQDIKNMEYQEGKKFDINLDTIFQIADEVMQTPPNNNLVRVVTPEKPGPMLVPFTCNNTMYDKPANTMKANPSYGPIIMAVSGNANLIKCEQQEVSVVSVPEQMPEDALFEVTVDDAKDPQVLSVEVSEGNQSG